The genome window GGTCAAATCGTGGATGAAAACAACCTTTAAATGCACAAACCAGGCAGACAGCTGTTAAATCTGACATTTAGAGAAAACAGGCTGATGTGTAGAATCACAAACATTTTAAAGGCTCAAGTCACAGCCTGCAAACTGCACAGCACACGacacttttctcttctctccaggACAACAACCCCGCCAGAGCTCAGCTGTTTGAGCGCGCCGGCTTCTCTGGTAAGAAGATGGAGATCCAGGACGACATCCCCAACCTGATGAGCCGATACAGCCTCAACAGAGTGGCCTCCATCCGCGTGCTCGGAGGAGCGTAAGTGCAGCGTCCTGCCTGTTCCCAGTCAGCTGATCCCCGAGGACACGATAAACAGTCAGCCCTCCAGCTCCATTTAGTCGCTGTCGTGGAGTTTTCCATCATATCACATGAGCCTCCTCAGAAGATGAGAGCGGTGCACCTCCTTCTGCTGATGAGGACTGAGAaatgactgaaagctccagaacagctgctaaatgatCCTCGTGGTCAGATTCTTCTCTCAGTCACTGCAAACCTCACAGCTGAGCCTTAAAACCACACCACACCCGACTGATCGGACATATTTCCACTGCACAGTCCCAGTCATCACACGTCCCAGGTCTGCGTTTCATTTCCATTGATCCAGGATTTACCAGATCAAAACttactgattaatctgccaaCTAGAATAGTTTCAATCGTTTAGTCTCTGAAATGTTAAATACTCGTAAAACACCAGAGTgatatttttaaatgtcttcCATCCAAACAACCCAGaagaaatgtcacaaaaaggcagcaaattctcacattgaCATCTGAGAATTTGgccatttttgtttgaaacGTGGTTGAAACAGttctgaaaacagctggtgaCTAATTCTCTTTTGATCGactgatcaatcaatcagccaATCGCTGCAGTCCTGCCTGATTTTTGTGACTTGAGACTACAGGATTCAAAGCAGGAAAACTTTTCTCTTTAGCACAGAAATGTGACTTTCTGTCACATCCTGAAAGTTTTAAAGTCATTTAAGAGTTTCCAGTAAACAGACTGCTgacctcagcctccaccctgatgtgtgtgtgtgtgtgtgtgtgtgtgtgtgtgtgtgtgtgtgtgtgtgtgtgtgtaggtgggcGGTGTACCAGGAGCCAAACTACAGGGGGCCTCATTACATCCTGGAGAAACGCGATTACAACAACTTCTCTGACTGGGGCAGCCAGAACAGCACCGTGGGCTCAATGCGCAGAGTCCGCTTCAACTGAACACCGACGCCGCGTCTGAGGAGTCCTGTCAGCAGGACGTCCACCGCCTCACACACGAAACCTGtcagctttacacacacacacacacttattttagtaataaactgtaaaaacacacgTGTGCATTTTTCTTCTGATTGCTTTTGCTTTATGGAGAGTTTGGATTTAATATGGTGGGTTTTACTGGATCTTTGCCAATTCAAACCACAGCCTGCTTTTATCAGCGAAGACTCACACAGTAAAATCAAAACAGGGTAGCATTCAACACAAACTCGTACCTATTGATTAGTTATTGCCAAATACAAAATCCAGATCCCAAAATGACGTTAGCAGAAAGGTTGAATCAAAGGAAGCTGTTAAGACAAATAATGTGCAAAACTACAAGctaaaatatctaaaacattttatttagcTTTCTGAACAAAGTGGATACACATCAAGTCCAAACTCTGAAATCCGTGTACACAACTGCAATCATGCACAATATCtggacagattaaaaaacacaacGGAGTCCCAGACACCcaaatgcagcacagacagcgtctgaggagaaaaataacaaaaacaaacaaataaggCACTTGCTTCACCTGTGAGGTAGACGAAAGCTCAGTTCATAAATCTACAAGAGTAAAAGAAGTAAAATCCACTTTGAGAAAAGTCTTTTGTGGAAGTTCGTTGCAAACAACCTCTGACTGGAAGCTGAGCAACATCTCAGCTCAGGCTTGATTGACGGGTTCAAGGTGCATCGGAGGAACATCTGATAAAAGCAAAAACTAATGACAGAAATCCTGAACAAACTACGAAGCTTGGatcaaaaaaaaatatgaagaacTGATTATTAAAATTAGTCAAGTTCCTCCACAGTGATCAATCTAAAATAAAGTGCAGTAAGGCTTCATGTGATGAAATGTAGAAGGTCTCCTCAGGGATTGTTGAGCAGAGCAGCCGCCATGTGTTTGATGGTGGACGACTTCAGCTGAGGAAGGAGGCTGATCTTCATCAGTTTGCTGCTCGAGTACTTGTTCttcacagcctgcagaggaaCAAAGTATCTCAGTTTAACTTGCGCTCAGCGTCAGAGGTTCTTGTGCTTTGTCGACCAGCTCACCTGGAACTTCGTTTTCCCTTCATTTACCATCACGACGTTTTTGGCGACGTGCTGCATGATCGGCTTCAGGTGGGCCTCGTCGTAAGTCGAGTAGTGCTGCTGTGTAGGAGACTGAGACGAGACGGATTAGACGACTTCACCAAAGAGGCAAATTACAGCCATTAAACTCGTCCCTCGAATCCATCAAACTCACCCACGGCAGCCCGTCGAGCAGCAGCTGGGAGAGACACAGCGAAGCGGCGGCGATCTCAGAGGGCCGATAGTGCACCATGTCGTAGTCGAGCAGGGTCAGCTCCATCAGGTATTTGGCCAGCGTGTGTCTCTCTACATCAGACTGAGACAAACCGGTTCAGACCTCCGTTCATGACACATGTTGCTGCTTAACCCCCCAAAACTAAAATGAGCCGTTTGTGTGAGACGTTAGCACGAGCACGTGGTCAGAGGTGATTGATGAACAGATGTTCTAACTCTTGATTAGTTAAAgtctgttgctgcagcagattCATGCAGAAACTCACCCCGGCCACCTTGGAAGCccgtctgaggaagtgtaacGGAAGAGGACGTCCAAGCTGAAAGTTGAGGCTCCTCAAAACCACCTGCTCCATCTCCAGAATCTGAGCCTTGGTGTACGCGTTGTCTGTGATGTAGGCGAAGTCTCCGACCTCCGGGGCGTACATCTCCTCGTATTTACAGGCCACCAGCATGGCGGTCACACCGAcgagctgcagcttcctgcgAGAGACCGGCTGGACCTGCAGCACAGCGAGGAAGGTTTTCACACAGCTCACAAAACCCGACGAGGAGGAAAACTATGGAGACTGTTCCTACCTGGAGGAAACGATCCAGGACGGCAACCGTGAGGTAGAGagtctcctgcagcagctggaacCTGGAGTGAACCTGGACCAGCCAGTCGACCAGAAGAGCTCGCATGCGCTCCGTGATTTCATAACCCTGCATGTAGTTGGCTCGCACAGCCTGCTGCACCTGTGGAAACACAGCAATGAGGACAAACCTCGACCGACGCTGGGTGAGAGTTTAATGACGGAGGAATAAATTACCTCCAGCTCGTGCAGATAGTTGTAGATATCTTTGACATATTGCGAGCAGAGCTGCGGCAGGTCTGCGTCCTGCTCGTCCACGTCCTCCACAGTGAGCAGCGCCTCAGAGAAAGCCTGGcacagctgctcctccacctcctccttcatgGACACATCAGCCGACTCCTCTGAAACTGGAGGGACAGGGACCGCAGGTGCTTGGACCTGGTCTACCGGATGCACCACCTGGACCGCAGCGGGTTTAGCTTTTTGGGCGCAGGACGGTTTGACCGGTGCTTTGGCTCGAGCTGTTCTCTGAGGAAACAAGTCTCTTATTCAGAAACAGGTGTTTTGAGTTTGGGGCTGTAAGGCTTGTTAGATAAAGTGTTCAGGAGGAGTCCAGAGGTGCTTTCACACTCAGACATCACACATGTGATTGTCTTTCCAAAAACATGGTCACTGATCTGCAGCTACATCAGCCTCCACTCTCCTGGGGAGGATTCTGGCTTTATGGACGAGGGAGTTCATATATTGTAgcttgtgttcatgtgtgtcttgGATCATTGTGTGATTCACAGCGCTAATGAcaaatgcaacacaacacaacacaaaccgCACTGTTCCTCCATAACGTTACCT of Chaetodon auriga isolate fChaAug3 chromosome 1, fChaAug3.hap1, whole genome shotgun sequence contains these proteins:
- the LOC143325614 gene encoding G2/mitotic-specific cyclin-B2-like isoform X2 gives rise to the protein MSSVEVVAVHPAAENPVKMAKSTAAGQRRAALGEITNFPGAAVNTKRTARAKAPVKPSCAQKAKPAAVQVVHPVDQVQAPAVPVPPVSEESADVSMKEEVEEQLCQAFSEALLTVEDVDEQDADLPQLCSQYVKDIYNYLHELEVQQAVRANYMQGYEITERMRALLVDWLVQVHSRFQLLQETLYLTVAVLDRFLQVQPVSRRKLQLVGVTAMLVACKYEEMYAPEVGDFAYITDNAYTKAQILEMEQVVLRSLNFQLGRPLPLHFLRRASKVAGSDVERHTLAKYLMELTLLDYDMVHYRPSEIAAASLCLSQLLLDGLPWSPTQQHYSTYDEAHLKPIMQHVAKNVVMVNEGKTKFQAVKNKYSSSKLMKISLLPQLKSSTIKHMAAALLNNP
- the LOC143325614 gene encoding G2/mitotic-specific cyclin-B2-like isoform X1; translation: MSSVEVVAVQHPAAENPVKMAKSTAAGQRRAALGEITNFPGAAVNTKRTARAKAPVKPSCAQKAKPAAVQVVHPVDQVQAPAVPVPPVSEESADVSMKEEVEEQLCQAFSEALLTVEDVDEQDADLPQLCSQYVKDIYNYLHELEVQQAVRANYMQGYEITERMRALLVDWLVQVHSRFQLLQETLYLTVAVLDRFLQVQPVSRRKLQLVGVTAMLVACKYEEMYAPEVGDFAYITDNAYTKAQILEMEQVVLRSLNFQLGRPLPLHFLRRASKVAGSDVERHTLAKYLMELTLLDYDMVHYRPSEIAAASLCLSQLLLDGLPWSPTQQHYSTYDEAHLKPIMQHVAKNVVMVNEGKTKFQAVKNKYSSSKLMKISLLPQLKSSTIKHMAAALLNNP